Proteins co-encoded in one Erinaceus europaeus chromosome X, mEriEur2.1, whole genome shotgun sequence genomic window:
- the GJB1 gene encoding gap junction beta-1 protein, translated as MNWTGLYTLLSGVNRHSTAIGRVWLSVIFIFRIMVLVVAAESVWGDEKSSFICNTLQPGCNSVCYDHFFPISHVRLWSLQLILVSTPALLVAMHVAHQQHIEKKMLRLEGHGDPLHLEEVKRHKVHISGTLWWTYVISVVFRLLFEAVFMYVFYLLYPGYAMVRLVKCDAYPCPNTVDCFVSRPTEKTVFTVFMLAASGICIILNVAEVVYLIIRACARRAQRHSNPPSRKGSGFGHRLSPEYKQNEINKLLSEQDSSLKDILRRSPGTGAGLAEKSDRCSAC; from the coding sequence ATGAATTGGACGGGTTTGTACACATTGCTCAGTGGTGTGAACCGACACTCAACCGCCATTGGCCGGGTCTGGTTATCGGTCATCTTCATCTTCCGCATCATGGTGCTGGTAGTGGCCGCCGAGAGCGTGTGGGGTGATGAGAAGTCTTCCTTCATCTGCAACACCCTCCAGCCCGGCTGCAACAGTGTCTGCTATGACCACTTCTTCCCCATCTCCCACGTGCGCCTGTGGTCCCTGCAGCTCATCCTGGTCTCCACACCAgccctcctggtggccatgcaTGTGGCCCACCAGCAGCACATAGAGAAAAAGATGCTGCGGCTCGAAGGCCATGGGGACCCCCTCCACTTGGAGGAGGTGAAAAGGCACAAGGTGCACATCTCGGGAACCCTTTGGTGGACCTATGTCATCAGCGTGGTCTTCCGGCTGCTGTTTGAGGCTGTGTTCATGTATGTGTTTTACCTGCTCTATCCGGGTTATGCCATGGTGCGACTAGTCAAGTGTGATGCCTACCCCTGCCCCAACACAGTGGACTGCTTCGTATCCCGGCCTACTGAGAAAACCGTCTTCACTGTCTTCATGCTGGCTGCCTCTGGCATCTGTATTATCCTCAACGTGGCTGAGGTGGTGTACCTCATCATCCGGGCCTGTGCCCGTCGTGCCCAACGCCACTCCAATCCACCCTCCCGCAAGGGCTCAGGCTTTGGCCACCGCCTGTCACCTGAATACAAGCAGAATGAGATCAACAAGCTGCTGAGTGAGCAGGATAGCTCCCTGAAAGACATACTGCGCCGCAGCCCTGGCACTGGAGCCGGCCTGGCAGAGAAGAGCGACCGCTGCTCAGCCTGCTGA